The sequence CGGGAGACGCAGTGGAGGCGTGCGATTTTGCCAGCCCCCAGTCAATCACGACCGTTTCCCCGAACTCGCCCACCATGACGTTCCTGGGCTTGATGTCGCGGTGAATTACGCCCCGGCTGTGGGCAAAGGCGATGGCTTGGCACAGGTCCACGACGTGTGGCAACAGTTTCATGCGTTCGCTGGCCGTTTTGGTCTGAACCACGGCTTCGTGCAGCGTTTTGCCGCGCACGAGTTTCATTGTGTAATAGAGCGTGCCGTCGGCGCGGTGGCCCACTTCATAGACCGGGACGATCCCCGGGTGTTCGAGTTGTCCGGTGAGTTGCGCCTCGCGCAGGAAACGGGCTGAGACCTCGGCCACATGCCGCACCGGCGTATCCCCGCTCCCACGGGGCGCCGGAGGGAGTAGTTCCTTGAGCGCGATGTCGCGGCCGATTATCTGGTCGTGTACGAGCAGGATGCGCCCCATCCCGCCGCGCGAGTGTTCGCCCCGCTGTGAATATCGTCCGGGGGCCTCATCGAGGATCATGCTGTCGGCCGCGAACTCCTCGGGTTTGGGTTTCATGAGCGGGAGTTCGGTGCTTTCGAACCCTTTCCCCGTTTGCACAAACGATTCCGATATTTCGGAGATTGCCAAGCCCGCCTTGAGCAGGCATTGGGGGCACAGGCCTTCCGGGGCGTCGGCGGGAAGTGGCGACCGGCATTGGGGGCATTGCGCTTGACGGTTCATCTTGTCCCTCCAAGGCATTTCCTGGGTTGTCATTCCTTTACAGAAAGAAGATTGGCGGAAGGTTATCGCACGACAGCGCCTTTGAGGGACGTCGGGGCCCGTTTCAAGGAGGTCAAGGTGCTCCGGCGGGTGTACTGGAATCGGCGGGGACGGCCGTGCCCCAGACCTTGCGTGCATCGGGGTCGCGTCCGCTCGTACCGCAGGAAGCGGCCAAGACACGGCCGCCCGGGCTGAACGCGATCGGATAATAGAGGATAGGATGCCGTGGA is a genomic window of Candidatus Hydrogenedentota bacterium containing:
- a CDS encoding serine/threonine-protein kinase → MNRQAQCPQCRSPLPADAPEGLCPQCLLKAGLAISEISESFVQTGKGFESTELPLMKPKPEEFAADSMILDEAPGRYSQRGEHSRGGMGRILLVHDQIIGRDIALKELLPPAPRGSGDTPVRHVAEVSARFLREAQLTGQLEHPGIVPVYEVGHRADGTLYYTMKLVRGKTLHEAVVQTKTASERMKLLPHVVDLCQAIAFAHSRGVIHRDIKPRNVMVGEFGETVVIDWGLAKSHASTASPGEDGKMASPEEYSSGAAVFQTANGTVLGTAAYMPPEQAAGDIEHVDERSDVYALGAVLYEVLTGRPPFKGNSAQKILEKILNQRPAPVLQLARQIPSELAAICERAMARDPADSSQPQVSNIITPTQK